TGTGCGGCCGAGGGCAAGCCGGCGCTGGAGGTGATGTCCTTCACCGATCAGCCGACCTCGATCCTTTCGGTCCGCTCGCGCCGCTCCGACGGCTTCTTCTCCTCGCAGGCGCCGCTGACCTATTTCGTCCAGCAGGCCAAGGGCGACCTCGAACTCGCCGCGGTCGGCAAGGCCAATGGCTTCCAGGACCTGTTCCAGGGCGCGGTCGTGCCGAAAGGGTCGCCGCTGGGCGAAGTCCTGCTGGCCTCGATCAAGGTGCTCAAGGCGAACGGCACCTATGAGGCGATCTTCAAGAAATGGGGGCTCGACAACAACATGATCGGCGAGCCCGGCATCAACCTCTCGAAGAACTGAGCGAGCGGGCCATGAGCAGCGCGGCTGAGCCGATGCATGACCGGCAGGCGACGCTGCGCGACGTTGCCAACGCCCACCGTCCGGTCGAATGGGGGCGCTGGCTGCTCTGGGCCTTCGTGCTCGCGGTCAGCGCCAATTTCGCCTGGATCGTCGCCTGGAATCCGAATTTCGGCTGGCCTGTCGTGGCGCAATGGTTCACGGCGGAATCGATCCTGCGCGGGCTCTATGTCACACTCGGGCTCACTGTCGTCGCGATGGTGATCGGCGTCATCATCGGCCTGTTGCTGGCGATCGCCCGGCTTTCCGACGACCGGTTGTTCAGCGGTTTTGCCGGGCTCTTCATCTGGTTCTTCCGCGGCACGCCGCTGCTGGTCCAGCTGATCTTCTGGTACAATCTCTCGACGCTCTTCCCTGAGATCTCGATATCGATCCCGTTCGGGCCGACGCTCGTCAGCTGGCACACCAACGACCTGATCACGCCGATGACGGCGGCGATCGCCGGCCTCTCGCTCAACGAGGCTGCCTATATGGCCGAGATCATCCGCGGCGGCCTGCTCTCGGTTGACAAAGGTCAGACCGAGGCGAGCGACGCCTTCGGCATGACCCGGGCGCGGGCGCTGTGGCGGGTCATCATTCCCCAGGCGATGCGCTCGATCGTGCCGCCGACCGGCAACCAGTTGATCAGCATGATCAAGGCGACCTCGCTGGTCAGCGTCATCGCCATGGCCGATCTGCTCTATTCGGTGCAGGCGGTCTACAACCGCACCTTCGAGGTCGTCCCGATGCTGATGGTCGCGGTGATCTGGTATCTCGTCATCACCACCGTCCTGAACATCGGCCAGGGCTTCATCGAGCGCTACTATGCCCGCGGCGAGCGCGGCGCGACGGAGCGCATGCCCGTCATTGCGGAGCCGACGCCATGAACGCGATCGCGACCGACGCCGCGCCGCTGGTCAGCGCCCGCAACGTCCATAAATCCTTCGGCAGCAACGAGGTGCTGAAGGGCATCGACCTCGACGTCATGCCGGGCGAGGTCGTCGTCGTCCTCGGCCCATCGGGCTCCGGCAAGTCGACCTTCCTGCGCTGCATCAACCATCTCGAGGCGATCGATCGTGGCTCGATCATGGTCGCCGGCGAGCAGATCGGCTACCGGCTGAACGGCGAGCGCCTGATCAAGCTTTCAGCCCACGCCATCGCGGCGCAGCGCCGCCAGATCGGCATGGTCTTCCAGCAGTTCAACCTCTTCCCGCACATGACGGCGCTGGAGAACATCATCGAGGCACCGGTCGGCGTCCATGGCCGTAGTCGCAAGGAAGCGACCGACTATGCCATGGAACTGCTCGGCCGCATCGGCCTGACAGAGAAGGCCAACGCCTATCCGCGCCAGCTCTCCGGTGGCCAGCAGCAGCGCGTCGCGATCGCCCGAGCGCTGGCGATCCGGCCGAAGCTGATGCTGTTCGACGAGCCGACCTCGGCGCTCGATCCCGAGCTCGTCGGCGAGGTGCTGTCGACGATGCGCGATCTTGCCGGTCAGGGCCTGACCATGATCGTCGTCACCCATGAGATCGGCTTTGCCCGCGAGGCGGCCGACCGCGTCGTCTTCATGGATGGCGGCCTCGTCGTGGAGCAGGGGAGGCCGGAGGAGGTGCTGGCCAATCCGAGCCATCCGCGCACGAGGCTCTTCCTCAGCCGCTTCATCCGCGAAGCGGCCTGAGCGGGCGCAAACCCTCAGAGTTATCTCCTGGCGCAAGCGCGCCGGGCTGCTTTGGCGGCCCGGCAGGCGTCATGGTTAACGTTAAACGATCATTATCAGATATCCGAATATCTTGATGGAAAGAGGTGAGAAGACCGGAGGAGACTGAGCATGGGCCGTCCGCAATCGCCGCGGCAGCGCTTTCGCCTGACAGGTGTCGGCGCGGTCACCGGCATGGCCCTGACGGCAGCCGTCGCACTCGTCGCCGCGGCCGGCGCCTTTTCGACCCAGCGCCTCGGCAACCGGATCCTGACCGAGACGATCGCGCGAGAAATGACGAGTGCCCAGGAGACCCTGCGCACCAGCCTGGACAGCGAGATCAAGCGCGCCGTCTCCATGGCGCATGTCATCGCGAGCAATGCCCAGATCCAGGCGCGCTTCGCCGCCGGTGACCGGGAGGCTCTGGCCGCGGCGACCGTTCCCGGCTTCGCCGCGCTGAAGGCGAATGACGGCGTCGTCCAGCTGCAGTTCCATGTCGCGCCGGCCACCTCGTTCCTGCGCGCCCATCGCCCGGAGAAGTTCGGCGACGACCTGTCCTCCTTCCGCTTCACGGTCGTCGAAGCCAACAAGGCGGGCAAGCCGGTCTTCGGCCTTGAGAACGGCGTCGAGGGCCTCGGCGTGCGCGGCGTGATGCCGGTCCGCTTCGAGGGGAAGGCCGTCGGGACCGTCGAGGTCGGCCTTGGCTTTGGCCAGGCGTTCTTCGACGCGTTCAAGAAAATGTCCGGAAACGACATCGCTTTCTTCGTCCTCGCCAATGGCGAGCTCAAGCGCTTCGCCTCGACTCTTGCCGATGACGGCCTGCTGTCGCAGGAGAGCCTGCGTCTTGGTCTGGGGGAACGACCGAGGTCCAACGCCTCGCCATTGGCGGGCGCGACAGCGCGATCGTCTACGCGCCCGTCAGGGACTACAGGGGCGACGTGATCGGAGCCTATGCGCTCGTCTCCGACATTTCCGCGCTCAGCTCGATCATGGACGCCGCGCTG
This sequence is a window from Bosea vestrisii. Protein-coding genes within it:
- a CDS encoding amino acid ABC transporter ATP-binding protein; its protein translation is MNAIATDAAPLVSARNVHKSFGSNEVLKGIDLDVMPGEVVVVLGPSGSGKSTFLRCINHLEAIDRGSIMVAGEQIGYRLNGERLIKLSAHAIAAQRRQIGMVFQQFNLFPHMTALENIIEAPVGVHGRSRKEATDYAMELLGRIGLTEKANAYPRQLSGGQQQRVAIARALAIRPKLMLFDEPTSALDPELVGEVLSTMRDLAGQGLTMIVVTHEIGFAREAADRVVFMDGGLVVEQGRPEEVLANPSHPRTRLFLSRFIREAA
- a CDS encoding amino acid ABC transporter permease, giving the protein MSSAAEPMHDRQATLRDVANAHRPVEWGRWLLWAFVLAVSANFAWIVAWNPNFGWPVVAQWFTAESILRGLYVTLGLTVVAMVIGVIIGLLLAIARLSDDRLFSGFAGLFIWFFRGTPLLVQLIFWYNLSTLFPEISISIPFGPTLVSWHTNDLITPMTAAIAGLSLNEAAYMAEIIRGGLLSVDKGQTEASDAFGMTRARALWRVIIPQAMRSIVPPTGNQLISMIKATSLVSVIAMADLLYSVQAVYNRTFEVVPMLMVAVIWYLVITTVLNIGQGFIERYYARGERGATERMPVIAEPTP
- a CDS encoding cache domain-containing protein, producing the protein MGRPQSPRQRFRLTGVGAVTGMALTAAVALVAAAGAFSTQRLGNRILTETIAREMTSAQETLRTSLDSEIKRAVSMAHVIASNAQIQARFAAGDREALAAATVPGFAALKANDGVVQLQFHVAPATSFLRAHRPEKFGDDLSSFRFTVVEANKAGKPVFGLENGVEGLGVRGVMPVRFEGKAVGTVEVGLGFGQAFFDAFKKMSGNDIAFFVLANGELKRFASTLADDGLLSQESLRLGLGERPRSNASPLAGATARSSTRPSGTTGAT